The Castanea sativa cultivar Marrone di Chiusa Pesio chromosome 11, ASM4071231v1 genome contains a region encoding:
- the LOC142617058 gene encoding uncharacterized protein LOC142617058 yields the protein MDKSWMTIGKTPDGRLTRPYIEGVNAFLNFARVVVDCSGNIPCPCIHCVNCYRQSLQTVRIHLLHRGIMQSYINWYNHGEPRVLNENIYDNEMSDGDHMDGIDALVGDRIRGEPRNATEDEEVRNFDKLEEDAKRELYPGCTDYSILKFVIEMLNVKVMTNLSNKGLDMMLELLTKVLPKGNLVPRSTYEAKKILRDLGMSYEHIDACKNDCALFWKENENLDKCPVCEVPRYKDTRAQGKKIPHKEPYFMLSLLIPGPHQPGNEIDIYLKPLVDELKELWEEGVETYDAYRKEHFRMRATLLWTIHDYPGFGNVSGWRTKGYHSCYTCNDEPYSEALESKIGFINHRAYLPMEHRWRHSRLHNGLSEKRKRSLELQVGKIQEQLDRMPNIILGKHPSNKKRQLIGEPNWSKVSILYKLPYWKNKKLKHNIDVMHVEKNISESAYGTLLGIEGKSKDTDKARIDLQNMNFRHTLHLKQRPDGSYDKPRAFFSLSPNERDGFYDFLKSVKYPDGYAANISRSVNARNGRLSGLKSHDCHVLLQRILPIGLRGFAHKDISLVLFELGSFFQDLCSRTLKRSELEKLEERIVLILCKLERYLGKLKRYVSNRARPKVRLREAYILKECINNWSLYIDGIEAVHNRRERNEDFGESSEGLIVFSQAPDLRGGRRNDGNLSRALLDTCSLVLVVQ from the exons atggataaaagttggatgaCAATTGGTAAGACACCGGATGGTAGATTAACTCGTCCATATATTGAAGGGGTCAatgcatttcttaattttgcaaGAGTGGTTGTGGACTGTAGTGGTAATATTCCGTGCCCGTGTATTCACTGTGTTAATTGCTATCGACAATCTCTTCAAACTGTGCGTATACATTTACTTCATCGTGGGATTATGCAATCTTACATTAATTGGTATAATCATGGAGAACCACGTGTATTAAATGAGAACATTTATGATAATGAAATGTCGGATGGTGATCATATGGATGGTATCGATGCCTTGGTAGGTGACCGAATTAGAGGGGAACCAAGAAATGCAACCGAAGATGAGGAAGTGCGTAATTTTGacaaacttgaggaagatgcaaAGCGTGAGTTGTATCCGGGTTGCACTGATTATAGTATCTTGAAGTTTGTTATTGAGATGTTGAATGTAAAGGTAATGACCAACTTGAGTAATAAGGGACTTGATATGATGCTAGAATTGCTGACAAAAGTTTTACCGAAAGGTAACTTGGTTCCAAGGTCAACTTATGAAGCAAAGAAGATATTACGTGACTTGGGCATGTCATATGAGCATATAGATGCATGCAAAAATGATTGTGCactattttggaaggaaaatgaaaaccttgATAAATGTCCGGTGTGTGAGGTGCCTAGGTACAAGGATACACGTGCCCAAGGTAAGAAGATTCCTCATAAG GAGCCATATTTTATGTTGTCATTGCTTATTCCTGGTCCTCATCAACCGGGAAATGAGATTGATATTTACTTGAAACCATTGGTTGATGAGTTGAAGGAGTTATGGGAAGAAGGTGTAGAAACTTATGATGCTTATAGAAAAGAGCATTTTCGGATGCGTGCAACTTTGTTGTGGACAATACATGACTATCCTGGATTTGGTAATGTGTCTGGGTGGAGGACAAAGGGTTATCATTCTTGTTACACTTGTAACGATGAACCATATTCAGAAGctttggaaagtaaaattggaTTCATTAACCATCGAGCTTATTTGCCTATGGAACATCGTTGGAGACATAGTCGGTTGCATAATGGTTTATCGGAGAAACGAAAGAGATCTTTAGAGTTACAAGTGGGAAAGATACAAGAACAGCTAGATAGAatgccaaatataattttaggaaaacaTCCAAGTAACAAGAAGAGACAACTCATTGGGGAGCCAAATTGGTCAAAGGTAAGTATTTTGTACAAGCTTCCATACTGGAAAAATAAGAAGCTTAAGCACAATATTGATGTCATGCATGTGGAGAAGAACATTAGTGAGAGCGCTTATGGTACTTTGTTGGGCATTGAGGGGAAAAGCAAGGACACCGACAAGGCACGAATAGACttgcaaaatatgaactttaggCACACGTTGCATTTGAAACAACGTCCTGATGGATCATATGACAAGCCTCgggctttcttttcattaagcCCAAATGAAAGGGATGGTTTTTATGACTTTTTGAAATCAGTCAAGTATCCAGATGGTTATGCAGCCAACATATCAAGGTCAGTTAATGCAAGAAATGGTAGATTATCTGGTTTGAAAAGCCACGATTGTCATGTGCTACTACAACGAATTCTTCCAATTGGGTTGCGAGGATTTGCACATAAAGACATTAGTCTTGTATTATTTGAGTTAGGCAGCTTCTTCCAAGACTTATGCTCAAGGACCCTAAAGCGAAGTGAATTGGAGAAACTAGAAGAACGTATAGTTCTTATACTATGCAAGCTTGAGAG GTaccttggaaaattgaaaagatacgTTTCCAACCGAGCTCGACCGAAGGTTCGATTGCGAGAGGCTTACATTCTCAAAGAATGTATTAACAATTGGTCTTTGTATATTGATGGGATCGAAGCTGTGCATAatcgaagagaaagaaatgaagattttggtgaATCTAGTGAaggattgatagttttttcacaAGCGCCCGACCTACGAGGTGGTAGGCGGAATGATGGCAACTTGTCTCGTGCATTGCTTGATACTTGCTCATTGGTACTTGTTGTACAATAG